A genomic region of Negativicoccus succinicivorans contains the following coding sequences:
- a CDS encoding FecCD family ABC transporter permease encodes MNVKAADATDKRGERFTWRWIVLITLAVILVAALIGSLAFGATPIDLSRILEILGGDRSGTSGPIIWNIRFPRNLVGALVGANLAVAGAILQAVMKNPLADPGIVGVSSGAGLAGVVMLVLFPHLTYLVTPIAFLGAMGSALFVYALAWKNGIRPLRIILAGVAVNAFLGSGISALLIFYGDRVQGALLWMVGGLSARSWPQVEILVPYTILGVLIAFAGAKQLNILSLGDETARSLGMRVERVRFFMTGVAALLAAAAVSISGLIGFVGLVVPHMVRLLIGSDHRFLLPGSVLGGAAVMVLSDTLGRVAFAPIEVPVGIIMAFLGAPFFLYLLRRGE; translated from the coding sequence ATGAATGTAAAAGCTGCAGACGCTACTGATAAACGCGGAGAACGTTTCACGTGGCGATGGATTGTGCTGATAACATTGGCTGTGATCTTGGTAGCGGCGCTGATCGGAAGTCTTGCTTTTGGCGCAACGCCGATTGATCTTTCCCGCATTTTGGAAATCTTGGGAGGAGATCGCAGCGGCACATCGGGACCCATTATTTGGAATATCCGTTTCCCGCGGAATTTGGTTGGGGCATTAGTCGGAGCCAATTTGGCAGTAGCCGGCGCTATTTTGCAAGCCGTTATGAAAAATCCACTTGCCGATCCGGGTATTGTCGGGGTGTCGAGCGGTGCGGGTTTGGCCGGTGTCGTTATGCTGGTGTTGTTTCCGCATCTTACGTATCTTGTCACGCCCATTGCCTTTTTGGGCGCTATGGGATCGGCTTTGTTTGTTTATGCGTTAGCCTGGAAAAACGGGATTCGTCCGTTGCGGATTATTTTAGCCGGTGTTGCCGTCAATGCTTTTTTGGGCAGCGGTATTTCAGCATTGCTGATTTTTTACGGTGACCGAGTCCAAGGCGCGTTGTTGTGGATGGTCGGCGGTTTATCCGCTCGCAGCTGGCCTCAAGTGGAAATACTTGTGCCGTATACAATCCTCGGTGTTCTCATTGCATTTGCGGGCGCAAAACAGCTGAATATTTTAAGTTTGGGGGATGAAACCGCACGTTCACTTGGTATGCGCGTCGAGCGCGTACGCTTTTTTATGACAGGTGTAGCCGCTTTGCTTGCCGCCGCCGCTGTGAGTATCTCCGGATTGATCGGTTTTGTCGGCTTGGTAGTACCGCATATGGTACGCCTTTTGATCGGTAGCGATCATCGTTTTCTATTGCCGGGATCGGTACTCGGCGGTGCTGCTGTGATGGTACTTTCGGATACGTTGGGGCGTGTCGCCTTTGCACCGATTGAAGTACCTGTAGGAATTATTATGGCATTTCTCGGAGCGCCTTTCTTTTTATACTTGCTGAGGAGGGGCGAATGA
- the cobK gene encoding precorrin-6A reductase, with protein MIWVIAGTQDGRELAAELKRHSGEKVIVTVISQYGKLLAAPGVDQVLVGRLTQDQMEELIGTYQIDCVVDASHPYAAIVSQMAQAAAKATSIRYLRYERPEVPLPDYARLYHAKDEYEAAELAASLGKRIYLTTGSKTLPVFMQSKALSGKEIWARVLPTPEVVAQCKNLGLTPKYIVAIQGPFSLAMNRAMFTDTQADVIVMKNSGLVGGTDTKLTAAMETGAAIVVIDRPINRSEYPVLTSVKDVIKAWEEL; from the coding sequence ATGATTTGGGTCATTGCCGGTACGCAAGACGGGCGTGAATTGGCGGCAGAATTAAAACGCCACAGCGGTGAAAAGGTCATTGTGACGGTAATCAGTCAATATGGGAAATTGCTTGCAGCGCCGGGAGTTGATCAGGTGTTGGTAGGGCGACTTACCCAAGACCAAATGGAAGAGTTGATAGGTACATATCAGATTGACTGCGTGGTAGATGCCAGTCATCCGTATGCGGCGATTGTTTCGCAAATGGCGCAGGCAGCAGCCAAAGCTACAAGCATTCGGTATTTGCGATATGAGCGTCCTGAAGTACCGCTCCCTGATTACGCTCGTTTATATCATGCGAAAGATGAATATGAAGCGGCTGAGCTTGCTGCATCGCTTGGAAAACGCATTTATCTGACGACCGGTTCTAAAACATTGCCTGTTTTTATGCAGTCAAAAGCACTTTCCGGCAAAGAAATATGGGCTCGTGTTTTGCCTACGCCGGAAGTTGTTGCACAATGCAAAAACCTGGGCTTAACGCCCAAGTATATCGTGGCGATACAAGGGCCGTTTTCATTGGCGATGAATCGAGCGATGTTTACTGATACGCAGGCAGATGTCATTGTAATGAAAAATAGTGGGCTCGTTGGCGGTACCGATACCAAACTCACGGCCGCGATGGAGACAGGAGCGGCCATTGTGGTCATCGATCGGCCGATCAACCGGTCTGAATATCCTGTTTTGACATCGGTTAAAGACGTTATTAAGGCATGGGAGGAATTATGA
- a CDS encoding YajQ family cyclic di-GMP-binding protein — translation MAKEYSFDVISTVDLQEVTNAVQQARKEITTRYDFRNSKSELTFADDTITLVSDDEYKLGAVQEVLRGKLVKRGVSLKNLDEGKIVPASGGTVRQEWKLKQGLDQDNAKKVTKLIKDRKLKVTAQIMADQVRVTGKDKDALQEVIAVLKATDFPVDLQFVNYR, via the coding sequence ATGGCAAAAGAATATTCGTTTGATGTTATCTCAACCGTTGATTTGCAAGAAGTAACAAATGCAGTGCAACAAGCACGCAAAGAAATTACCACGCGTTACGATTTTCGTAACAGTAAAAGCGAACTTACATTTGCCGATGACACCATTACTTTGGTAAGTGATGATGAGTATAAATTGGGCGCTGTGCAGGAGGTGTTACGAGGTAAGCTTGTGAAGCGTGGCGTAAGTTTGAAAAATCTTGATGAAGGGAAAATTGTTCCGGCTTCAGGTGGCACAGTTCGTCAGGAGTGGAAATTAAAACAAGGATTGGATCAAGATAACGCGAAGAAAGTTACCAAGCTGATCAAGGATAGGAAGCTTAAAGTGACTGCCCAAATTATGGCGGATCAGGTTCGCGTTACGGGGAAAGATAAGGATGCTTTACAAGAGGTAATTGCCGTATTGAAGGCAACCGATTTCCCTGTGGATTTACAGTTTGTCAATTATCGTTGA
- a CDS encoding precorrin-8X methylmutase: MEYVKQPKEIEDKSMKIIRPYLEGMDLSEEEIAVYSRTIHASGDVEYAKLVTTSQDAVAAGLNALKNGADIYCDVEMVRTGINKKALAQLGGEVFCQVSAPEIAEAAKAEGITRSIAAMRAYGKRLDGNIVAIGNAPTALYEVLRLCSEENIRPVLIVGIPVGFVGAAESKEALVEQAPVPFVTVRGNKGGSPIAASVINALLYLLVQRTQMLYIEPNK; this comes from the coding sequence ATGGAGTACGTAAAACAGCCGAAGGAAATTGAAGATAAAAGCATGAAAATTATTCGTCCCTATTTAGAAGGTATGGATTTGAGTGAAGAGGAGATTGCGGTCTACTCACGAACCATTCATGCTTCGGGGGATGTTGAATATGCCAAACTGGTCACTACGAGTCAGGATGCCGTTGCCGCCGGTCTCAACGCTTTGAAAAATGGTGCGGATATTTACTGTGATGTTGAAATGGTCCGCACAGGTATCAATAAAAAAGCACTTGCGCAGCTGGGGGGAGAAGTTTTTTGCCAGGTTTCCGCACCGGAGATCGCTGAAGCGGCTAAAGCGGAAGGTATTACTCGTTCGATTGCAGCAATGCGCGCGTACGGGAAGCGATTGGATGGAAATATTGTCGCGATCGGCAATGCGCCGACTGCATTGTATGAAGTATTGCGTTTATGCTCGGAAGAAAATATTCGTCCGGTACTGATCGTCGGTATTCCGGTGGGTTTTGTCGGTGCCGCGGAGTCGAAAGAAGCTTTGGTGGAGCAGGCGCCGGTTCCTTTTGTGACTGTTCGCGGGAATAAAGGCGGAAGCCCGATTGCGGCCTCCGTGATTAATGCATTATTGTATTTATTGGTACAGCGCACGCAAATGCTGTACATTGAACCGAATAAATAA
- the cbiE gene encoding precorrin-6y C5,15-methyltransferase (decarboxylating) subunit CbiE: protein MVTKLVVVGIGPGSPEYMIPAAQKEIATADAVVGGRRALDTLASEWQQKIPITGKLGDLKTELERLSEHLRVAVLVSGDPGYYSLLGWLKRTFPDVAIEVIPGLSSVQVAFARLAETWQDADWLSFHGRTPNDSELAYEPGRKVAFLTDRKQSGAFICRVLMSAGWPKEAHVAMLERISYEDERKQEGTLEEGAEWPDFTEAVVVVQG from the coding sequence GTGGTTACGAAACTCGTAGTGGTCGGTATCGGTCCGGGATCTCCGGAGTATATGATTCCCGCCGCACAAAAAGAGATAGCCACCGCCGATGCCGTAGTAGGCGGCCGCCGAGCACTGGACACACTGGCCTCTGAATGGCAGCAGAAAATTCCAATTACGGGAAAGCTTGGCGATTTGAAAACCGAATTGGAACGACTTTCAGAACATCTTCGCGTCGCAGTTTTAGTCAGTGGCGACCCCGGCTATTACAGCCTTTTAGGCTGGCTGAAGCGAACATTTCCGGACGTTGCAATCGAAGTGATACCAGGCCTTTCCAGCGTGCAGGTCGCATTTGCGCGATTAGCGGAAACGTGGCAGGATGCCGATTGGTTGAGTTTTCACGGTCGTACACCGAATGACTCCGAATTGGCGTATGAACCGGGGCGAAAAGTTGCGTTTTTGACAGATCGGAAACAATCCGGTGCTTTTATTTGCCGAGTGTTGATGTCTGCCGGCTGGCCTAAGGAAGCGCATGTGGCGATGCTGGAGCGCATTAGCTATGAAGATGAACGAAAGCAGGAAGGAACTCTTGAAGAAGGGGCGGAATGGCCCGATTTTACGGAAGCGGTGGTGGTGGTACAAGGATGA
- a CDS encoding ABC transporter ATP-binding protein, translating to MSIIKVDNVAVSFGGHNVIRDISYTVERGEILTILGANGCGKSTLLRAMLGIQKRDQGEVAYSGQTLEEFSPSELARKVAFLPQSATPPGDMTVEEWVGCGRYPYQAWWKPQSDYDRKIVQEALQNTRVWHLKDRNIQSLSGGERQRARIAMALAQEPEIIMLDEPTTYLDLSHQLEVMELLQRINRSNEVTVVMVLHDVNHAAKYSHRLLVLGKGGIYAWGAPKAILTEKLMRDVYGVEAEIADRDGSPYCYVDGLTRFSAQ from the coding sequence ATGAGTATTATCAAAGTAGATAATGTGGCGGTGTCTTTTGGCGGACACAACGTCATTCGCGATATCAGCTACACAGTGGAACGCGGTGAGATTTTGACGATTCTCGGTGCGAACGGCTGCGGTAAGTCCACACTGTTACGTGCCATGCTTGGTATTCAGAAGCGTGATCAGGGGGAGGTTGCGTATTCGGGACAGACGTTAGAAGAGTTTAGTCCGTCTGAGCTTGCACGTAAGGTCGCTTTTTTGCCGCAGTCAGCTACGCCGCCGGGCGACATGACGGTGGAAGAATGGGTTGGGTGTGGACGCTATCCATATCAGGCGTGGTGGAAGCCGCAAAGTGATTACGATCGTAAAATTGTGCAGGAAGCATTGCAGAATACTCGTGTATGGCATTTGAAAGACCGCAATATTCAGTCATTGTCCGGCGGCGAACGCCAGCGAGCACGAATCGCGATGGCGTTGGCACAGGAACCGGAAATTATTATGCTGGATGAACCGACTACCTATCTTGACTTAAGTCATCAACTGGAAGTCATGGAGCTTTTGCAACGTATTAATCGTAGCAATGAAGTAACGGTAGTCATGGTATTGCATGATGTTAATCATGCCGCCAAATATTCGCACCGTCTGCTTGTATTGGGAAAAGGTGGAATTTATGCGTGGGGAGCTCCGAAAGCCATTTTAACGGAAAAATTGATGCGTGATGTGTACGGAGTGGAAGCGGAAATTGCTGATCGTGACGGAAGTCCTTATTGTTATGTTGACGGTTTAACCCGTTTTTCGGCGCAATAA
- a CDS encoding small basic family protein: MIVALMLGGLFLGIVMGMWFPWAIPISYAPFLSVAIMACLDSVFGGVRSYMEGKYDHTIFFSGFFVNALVAMLFVFIGSRLGIDIYYVALLSFGLRIFDNTAAIRRIWLNERKTGVR, translated from the coding sequence ATGATTGTAGCCTTAATGTTGGGCGGCTTGTTTCTCGGAATTGTGATGGGAATGTGGTTTCCCTGGGCGATTCCCATCTCCTATGCTCCGTTCCTTTCGGTAGCGATTATGGCCTGCTTGGACAGTGTGTTCGGAGGGGTTCGCTCGTATATGGAAGGGAAATACGATCACACGATTTTTTTCAGCGGTTTCTTTGTCAATGCATTAGTGGCGATGCTATTTGTTTTTATCGGGAGTCGATTGGGAATCGATATTTACTATGTGGCGCTGTTGAGTTTCGGATTGCGTATTTTTGATAACACGGCGGCCATCCGGAGAATTTGGCTAAATGAAAGAAAAACCGGTGTCAGATAA
- the ftsZ gene encoding cell division protein FtsZ gives MGDLANIKVIGVGGAGNNAVNRMIEANVQGVDFLAANTEVQILDTSKAEKKLQLGEKLTKGLGAGAKPEIGEAAAEESKEEIMKALQGADMVFVTAGMGGGTGTGGAPIVAECAKEMGALTVAVVTKPFMFEGTVRMRNANSGIEYLKEKVDTIIIVPNERLLQAVDKKVSIQDAFRMADDVLRQGVQGISDLITVPGVINLDFADVKTIMTDQGEALMGIGTASGENRAVDAAKAAISSPLLERTIDGAKGIIISVTGSDDLGLLEINEAAQIISDAADPDANIIWGTSINPEMGDEVRITVIATGFEDVKKKQDYAANARGGIAVPDFLQKH, from the coding sequence ATGGGTGACTTGGCGAATATTAAAGTGATCGGTGTAGGCGGCGCCGGCAATAACGCAGTGAATCGAATGATCGAGGCCAATGTGCAAGGTGTCGATTTTCTTGCGGCCAATACTGAAGTCCAAATTTTGGATACGTCGAAAGCAGAAAAAAAATTACAATTAGGCGAAAAGCTGACCAAAGGTCTTGGCGCCGGAGCGAAACCTGAAATTGGTGAAGCAGCGGCGGAAGAAAGCAAGGAAGAAATCATGAAAGCGTTGCAGGGTGCTGACATGGTTTTCGTAACAGCCGGTATGGGCGGTGGTACGGGTACAGGCGGTGCACCGATCGTAGCAGAATGCGCGAAAGAAATGGGCGCATTAACCGTTGCCGTAGTTACTAAGCCATTTATGTTTGAAGGCACTGTACGTATGCGCAATGCTAATTCCGGTATTGAATATTTGAAAGAAAAAGTAGATACCATCATCATTGTGCCGAATGAGCGTCTGTTGCAAGCCGTAGATAAAAAAGTCAGCATCCAGGATGCGTTCCGTATGGCCGACGATGTGTTACGTCAAGGCGTGCAAGGAATCTCCGACCTGATTACTGTACCGGGTGTCATTAATCTTGACTTTGCCGACGTCAAAACGATTATGACCGATCAAGGCGAAGCTCTAATGGGTATTGGTACTGCCAGCGGTGAAAACCGTGCGGTAGATGCTGCTAAAGCGGCCATTTCGAGCCCGCTTTTGGAGCGCACTATCGACGGTGCCAAAGGTATTATTATCAGTGTTACGGGCAGTGATGATTTGGGCTTGCTCGAAATCAACGAAGCGGCGCAAATTATTTCGGACGCGGCTGATCCGGATGCAAATATTATCTGGGGTACGTCCATTAATCCGGAGATGGGTGACGAAGTACGAATTACCGTCATTGCAACCGGTTTTGAAGATGTGAAGAAAAAACAGGACTACGCAGCGAATGCGCGCGGCGGCATTGCGGTTCCGGATTTTTTACAAAAACACTAA
- the cbiT gene encoding precorrin-6Y C5,15-methyltransferase (decarboxylating) subunit CbiT encodes MSSVFGLADEKFIRGNVPMTKAEIRALVMVKAGIRPEDTVVDIGAGTGSISIEAALAATKGKVYAIERNPEGVELIRRNAEQFGCTNLEIIHGKAPDALWDLPPIDVAIIGGSGGQLPAIFSRLEELLTTGGRVVATAVTAETTAQLLALCKERKWQYDAVQVQINRLRKAGPYHLYQPLSPILIVQAQLTKEEV; translated from the coding sequence ATGAGCTCAGTATTTGGTCTTGCGGATGAAAAATTTATTCGCGGTAATGTACCGATGACGAAAGCGGAGATTCGTGCGCTGGTTATGGTCAAAGCGGGTATCCGGCCGGAAGACACGGTCGTGGATATCGGCGCGGGAACGGGTTCAATCAGCATAGAGGCGGCGCTTGCTGCAACAAAGGGGAAAGTTTATGCGATTGAGCGAAATCCCGAGGGCGTTGAACTAATTCGTCGTAATGCGGAACAGTTCGGTTGCACCAACCTTGAAATAATTCACGGTAAAGCACCGGATGCTTTGTGGGATCTTCCGCCTATCGATGTCGCTATTATTGGAGGCTCGGGTGGACAATTGCCGGCCATTTTTTCCCGCCTGGAAGAGCTACTGACTACAGGTGGAAGAGTTGTGGCTACAGCGGTGACTGCGGAAACGACGGCGCAGCTGCTTGCCCTTTGCAAAGAACGGAAATGGCAATATGATGCGGTACAAGTACAGATTAATCGGTTGCGTAAGGCGGGGCCGTACCATCTTTACCAACCGCTCAGCCCAATTTTAATTGTGCAGGCGCAACTGACGAAGGAGGAAGTATGA
- the cbiD gene encoding cobalt-precorrin-5B (C(1))-methyltransferase CbiD, protein MAKKKLREGFTTGTSAAAALKAAALALRGEFPKTVTVESPQHRALTLPIEKSQVIEGIGSATVIKDAGDDMDVTHGTPIVVSLEVTTTPGITFIAGVGVGTVTRPGLQVKVGDAAINPGPRWMMKRVYEELADEGTGWKVTVSVPAGEALAKKTLNPVLGVMGGISIIGTSGIVKPMSEEAYKKSLIPQFTVLRAAHQRWCVMTPGRIGYDAARKIYDLPVTDLVETSNFIGFMLEEAVDKDIREIILIGHLGKLIKVASGSFHTHNRMSDGRMETLAAYAALNGADAATVKEILACSTTDGAAEIIRANNLEAIYPQLAERAQVRAQRFVHEEAKVGVIFVTMQGEILAQSSFAKEFMEAKPWLRNS, encoded by the coding sequence ATGGCAAAGAAAAAATTGCGAGAAGGGTTCACTACCGGCACCAGTGCGGCGGCCGCTTTAAAAGCAGCTGCATTGGCCTTGCGTGGAGAATTCCCAAAAACTGTTACAGTGGAGTCGCCCCAGCATCGAGCGTTGACGTTGCCAATTGAGAAAAGCCAAGTGATTGAGGGCATCGGTTCAGCGACTGTCATCAAAGATGCGGGTGATGATATGGATGTCACGCACGGCACGCCGATTGTCGTTTCTCTTGAAGTAACAACGACGCCCGGAATCACTTTTATCGCGGGTGTAGGTGTAGGGACAGTGACGCGACCGGGGTTGCAAGTAAAAGTGGGAGATGCCGCGATCAATCCGGGACCGCGCTGGATGATGAAGCGAGTTTATGAAGAGTTGGCGGATGAGGGCACCGGTTGGAAAGTGACTGTTTCCGTACCTGCCGGTGAAGCATTGGCAAAGAAAACACTGAATCCGGTGTTGGGAGTCATGGGTGGCATTTCCATTATCGGCACGTCAGGAATTGTCAAGCCGATGAGTGAAGAAGCCTATAAAAAGTCATTAATTCCTCAATTTACCGTTTTGCGTGCCGCGCATCAGCGTTGGTGCGTTATGACTCCCGGCCGGATTGGTTATGATGCCGCTCGTAAAATTTATGATTTACCGGTCACCGACCTCGTTGAAACCAGCAACTTTATCGGTTTTATGCTGGAAGAAGCCGTGGACAAAGACATCCGAGAGATTATTTTGATCGGTCATTTGGGAAAATTGATCAAAGTCGCGTCAGGGAGCTTTCATACGCATAATCGCATGAGCGACGGGCGCATGGAAACACTGGCAGCGTACGCCGCTTTGAACGGTGCAGATGCAGCAACGGTAAAAGAAATTCTTGCTTGCTCGACGACTGACGGTGCGGCAGAAATTATTCGGGCCAACAATCTCGAGGCCATTTATCCTCAACTCGCTGAACGTGCGCAGGTGCGCGCCCAACGTTTTGTGCACGAAGAGGCTAAAGTAGGCGTGATATTTGTGACAATGCAGGGCGAAATTTTAGCGCAAAGCAGTTTTGCCAAAGAATTTATGGAGGCTAAACCGTGGTTACGAAACTCGTAG
- a CDS encoding cobalt-precorrin 5A hydrolase yields the protein MKCAIISVSQAGAKLAEKIAASLQADVDLYERKEYASGAEAKYFTRVMALTTDIFTRYDLIIYIMALGITVRAIAPHVQHKTVDPAILGVDELGTFVISVLSGHLGGANDYAREVAEIIGATPVITTATDVHGKVAPDAIARHLQARVEPISALKTINGAIARGETVDYFVDERMPLAAEIKNILTSFGVAAKPLAELAQTAAVGAVVITDRTDVRPALSHLYLRPPTLVVGMGCRKDTLQEILADALCQACSQIGRSPLALAGIVSTTVKEHEAGLLALAEQYRRPIAFYPPEALLKVAEQYHLEESSFVKNTIGVGNVCETAAILKTKRSQLLLPKTKFQRTTVAIAEATSLSWESDRDTPQN from the coding sequence ATGAAATGTGCGATTATATCCGTTTCTCAAGCCGGCGCCAAACTTGCCGAAAAGATAGCTGCCTCGCTGCAAGCAGATGTCGATCTTTATGAAAGAAAAGAGTACGCAAGCGGTGCCGAAGCGAAGTACTTTACGCGTGTTATGGCACTCACAACGGATATTTTTACGCGCTATGACTTAATTATCTACATCATGGCATTGGGGATCACGGTCCGCGCGATTGCGCCGCATGTGCAGCACAAAACCGTAGATCCCGCGATTCTTGGTGTGGATGAATTGGGAACATTTGTTATTTCGGTTCTTTCCGGACATTTGGGCGGCGCCAATGACTATGCGCGCGAAGTGGCAGAAATAATAGGCGCTACACCAGTGATTACCACCGCGACCGATGTGCACGGAAAAGTTGCGCCGGATGCGATAGCTCGTCATTTACAAGCCCGTGTGGAGCCGATTTCCGCCTTGAAAACGATCAATGGAGCGATTGCTCGCGGGGAAACGGTAGACTATTTCGTCGATGAGAGAATGCCGCTGGCAGCAGAGATAAAAAATATTCTGACGTCATTCGGCGTTGCGGCAAAACCGCTGGCAGAGCTTGCACAAACTGCGGCAGTAGGAGCTGTCGTCATTACCGATCGGACCGATGTAAGGCCTGCGTTGTCGCATCTGTATTTGCGACCACCGACGTTGGTGGTCGGTATGGGGTGCCGAAAAGATACTTTGCAAGAGATACTTGCCGACGCACTATGCCAAGCGTGCTCGCAAATTGGACGCAGTCCGTTAGCTCTTGCAGGGATTGTTTCGACAACTGTGAAAGAACATGAAGCCGGTTTGCTTGCATTGGCGGAACAGTATCGGCGGCCGATTGCATTTTATCCGCCGGAAGCACTACTCAAAGTGGCGGAACAATATCATTTAGAGGAATCTTCCTTTGTAAAGAATACGATTGGAGTGGGAAATGTATGCGAAACAGCAGCCATTCTGAAGACCAAAAGGTCACAGCTGCTTTTACCGAAAACAAAATTTCAACGAACGACGGTGGCAATTGCCGAGGCTACATCGCTGTCGTGGGAATCGGACCGGGACACGCCGCAGAATTGA
- the cobJ gene encoding precorrin-3B C(17)-methyltransferase: protein MTPRAHDAIRDAEIVVGYHTYMKLIDDLISDKEQVGTGMKQEVDRCQRAVELASQGKRVVVVSSGDPGVYGMAGLVLELIDKLPAQAHPDCEIIPGLTAGNTAGAILGAPLMHDYAVISLSDLLTPWDLIKKRARLAGEGDFVIVLYNPRSRGRAKHLDEICDILLTIKDPQTPAGIVRKAGRAGMSYTITTLAELAAQDVDMQSTVIIGNSRTFVKNGRMITPRGYEL from the coding sequence TTGACGCCGCGCGCCCATGATGCGATTCGCGATGCAGAAATCGTTGTTGGATACCATACGTATATGAAGCTGATTGACGATCTGATTTCGGATAAAGAACAAGTCGGCACCGGCATGAAGCAAGAAGTTGATCGCTGCCAACGCGCGGTCGAACTTGCCAGTCAGGGAAAGCGTGTCGTTGTCGTTTCTTCCGGAGATCCCGGCGTATACGGTATGGCAGGACTTGTTTTGGAATTAATAGACAAACTCCCCGCACAAGCACATCCGGATTGTGAAATTATTCCGGGACTCACCGCCGGTAATACGGCAGGTGCGATTTTAGGGGCACCGTTAATGCACGACTATGCGGTGATCAGTTTGAGTGATCTTTTGACGCCGTGGGATTTAATCAAAAAACGTGCACGTTTAGCGGGCGAAGGGGATTTTGTGATTGTCTTATACAATCCTCGCAGTCGTGGCCGTGCGAAGCATTTGGATGAAATTTGCGATATCTTATTGACAATTAAAGATCCGCAAACGCCGGCCGGTATCGTTCGCAAAGCAGGACGCGCAGGGATGTCCTATACGATTACAACATTAGCTGAATTGGCCGCGCAAGATGTGGATATGCAGTCGACAGTTATCATCGGTAATAGCCGTACCTTTGTTAAAAACGGCCGAATGATTACGCCGCGCGGCTACGAATTATGA
- the cobM gene encoding precorrin-4 C(11)-methyltransferase, which produces MTQVYFIGAGPGDPELITMKGQRLISEADVVIYAGSLVNPEILTYCKEDATIYNSAQMNLDEVLDVTKKACAEGKIVARVHTGDPAIYGAIQEQMDALKPLGIEYEVIPGVSSFLASAAALKQEYTLPNVSQTVIITRLEGRTPMPEKERLSYLAQHQATMCIFLSVQMMDNVVEQLIEGGYSEDTPVAIVIRASWPDQKILRGTLATIADQVREAGVIRQAMIIVGRVLQSEYHLSKLYDRSFSHMFRDAKEDVPKS; this is translated from the coding sequence ATGACGCAAGTTTATTTCATTGGGGCAGGTCCCGGTGATCCGGAACTGATTACCATGAAAGGTCAGCGACTTATCAGCGAGGCGGATGTTGTTATCTATGCAGGCTCGTTGGTGAATCCTGAAATTCTTACCTACTGTAAAGAAGACGCAACGATTTATAACAGCGCGCAGATGAACTTGGACGAAGTTCTTGATGTCACAAAAAAAGCTTGCGCGGAGGGTAAAATTGTGGCGCGCGTGCATACAGGAGATCCTGCCATTTACGGTGCGATTCAAGAGCAAATGGATGCATTGAAACCGCTGGGAATTGAATACGAAGTGATTCCGGGCGTGAGTTCATTTTTGGCCAGCGCGGCGGCATTAAAGCAGGAATATACGTTGCCGAACGTATCGCAGACAGTGATCATCACTCGTTTGGAAGGACGTACGCCGATGCCGGAGAAGGAGCGCCTTTCGTACTTGGCGCAGCATCAGGCAACGATGTGCATTTTCCTTTCCGTACAAATGATGGATAACGTTGTCGAGCAACTTATCGAAGGCGGATACAGCGAAGATACACCGGTGGCGATAGTGATTCGAGCCTCTTGGCCGGATCAAAAGATTTTGCGTGGGACTCTTGCAACGATTGCCGATCAGGTCCGCGAGGCCGGCGTTATCCGCCAGGCGATGATTATTGTCGGGCGAGTACTGCAAAGTGAATACCATTTATCAAAACTTTATGACAGATCGTTCAGTCATATGTTCCGTGACGCGAAAGAGGACGTGCCGAAGTCATGA